The DNA segment TTTCCGGATGCAATACTTTAATATAGGAATCTCCTGGCCTGTTCGGTAAATGGCCGAAAGAAGCAATTACACTGCGAACCCTTGTTTTACCGAATTTGTGACGGAGCAAGTCATAACAGAGATAGCTTGCACGACTAACCTGATCAAAAGGACTGAAGAAATTACCAGATGCCACGAAATGTTGACTCCATCGCTTGGTCTCTATTACGAATACTCCTGCTGGTGTCAGTACGACATGATCAATTTGTGCACTCCGGATTGATACTCCATTGTAACGAATGCGACGGTTTGCCTGCAGTAGTACATCGTTAAATACAATCGCTGGAGGAGGAAGTGTCCGGAGATAAGATATTAACAAACATTCCGCTTCCGCACCCGCGAATTCACCGGAAGCAAGAATTGACTTGATGTGTATGATGTTTTTATTGATTTCGGTAGCGTATCGCTGGTCTTCTTTTCTGAATGTGCTGATCTTCCTAC comes from the Spirochaeta africana DSM 8902 genome and includes:
- a CDS encoding nuclease-related domain-containing protein; translation: MAEIIGESGAWKKIVYDLTKKGFAVPKPSELPILLRKLETERPKMIELHRHKTREYVQNEQTEIDNLAGETRFFRRLINWFVIVNHRRKISTFRKEDQRYATEINKNIIHIKSILASGEFAGAEAECLLISYLRTLPPPAIVFNDVLLQANRRIRYNGVSIRSAQIDHVVLTPAGVFVIETKRWSQHFVASGNFFSPFDQVSRASYLCYDLLRHKFGKTRVRSVIASFGHLPNRPGDSYIKVLHPENLVGYISYFQSSELPADRFARIRQYFLCRTD